The Pseudomonas sp. R4-35-07 genome contains a region encoding:
- a CDS encoding amino acid synthesis family protein encodes MSFEIRKIVSYVEETFIEGGKASDTPVKMVGLAVVLKNPWLGRGFVEDLKPEIRANCSDLGALMVERLVGIIGGADKIEAYGKAAVVGADGEIEHASAIIHTLRFGNHYREAVKAKSYLSFTNKRGGPGTSIQIPMMHKDDEGLRSHYITLEMQIEDAPRADEIVVVLGCADGGRLHPRIGNRYIDLEELAAEKAQ; translated from the coding sequence ATGAGTTTCGAAATCCGCAAGATCGTCAGTTATGTAGAAGAGACCTTTATCGAGGGCGGCAAAGCCTCCGACACGCCCGTGAAAATGGTCGGCCTGGCCGTGGTACTGAAAAACCCCTGGCTGGGCCGTGGTTTCGTCGAAGACCTGAAGCCGGAGATCCGCGCTAACTGCTCCGACCTCGGCGCGCTGATGGTCGAGCGCCTGGTGGGCATCATCGGCGGTGCCGACAAGATCGAGGCCTACGGCAAAGCGGCCGTGGTAGGCGCCGATGGCGAGATCGAACACGCGAGCGCGATCATCCATACCCTGCGCTTCGGCAACCACTACCGTGAAGCCGTCAAGGCCAAAAGCTACCTGAGCTTCACCAACAAGCGCGGCGGCCCGGGTACCTCGATCCAGATTCCAATGATGCACAAGGACGACGAAGGCCTGCGCTCGCACTACATCACCCTGGAAATGCAAATCGAAGACGCGCCGCGCGCTGACGAAATCGTCGTCGTGCTGGGCTGCGCCGATGGCGGTCGCCTGCACCCACGGATCGGCAACCGTTACATCGACCTGGAAGAGCTGGCGGCTGAAAAAGCCCAGTAA
- a CDS encoding bestrophin family protein: MKAALLKKYRLIIKTMGYVGWALFWLLLWDIAVTVDFMLFLNSKINLPLMPLTLLGSALVVLISFRNSSAYNRWWEARTLWGSMVNNSRSFARQVLTLLDDPDSEVNPIKSTLLRRHVAYVNCLAAHLKGEPCPEEVRAFIPDAEFARNGATNNFANDILTGSAALLAREYKAGHLDSIRLARLESTLVDLSNAQGGMERIANTPLPYPYVYFPRLFISLFCLIVPVGLVESLGWFTPLASTVVGFMLLAIERIGTDLQSPFRSSEHQIQMEAICETIEKNLQSMRRDAMAGDQIG, encoded by the coding sequence TTGAAAGCTGCCCTTCTCAAGAAATACCGCCTGATCATCAAGACCATGGGCTATGTGGGCTGGGCCCTGTTCTGGCTGTTGCTGTGGGATATTGCCGTTACGGTGGATTTCATGCTGTTCCTCAACTCCAAGATCAACCTGCCGCTGATGCCCCTGACCTTGCTGGGTTCGGCACTGGTGGTGCTGATCAGTTTCCGTAACAGCAGCGCCTACAACCGCTGGTGGGAAGCGCGCACCTTATGGGGCTCGATGGTCAATAACTCGCGCAGCTTCGCCCGCCAGGTACTGACCCTGCTGGACGATCCCGACAGCGAAGTGAACCCGATCAAATCCACGCTGTTGCGCCGTCATGTGGCCTATGTGAATTGCCTGGCCGCGCACCTCAAGGGCGAGCCCTGCCCGGAGGAAGTGCGCGCGTTCATCCCTGACGCGGAATTTGCGCGCAATGGCGCAACCAACAACTTCGCCAACGACATTCTCACTGGCTCAGCCGCATTGCTGGCCCGGGAATACAAGGCCGGTCACCTGGACAGCATCCGCCTGGCGCGGTTGGAGTCGACGCTGGTGGACCTGTCCAATGCCCAGGGCGGCATGGAGCGGATCGCCAACACGCCGCTGCCCTACCCCTACGTGTATTTCCCACGTCTGTTCATTTCGCTGTTCTGCCTGATCGTGCCCGTGGGCCTGGTGGAATCCCTCGGCTGGTTCACGCCGCTGGCCTCCACGGTGGTGGGTTTCATGCTGCTGGCCATCGAACGCATCGGCACCGACCTGCAAAGCCCGTTTCGCTCCAGTGAACATCAGATTCAAATGGAAGCGATCTGCGAAACCATCGAGAAGAACCTGCAGTCGATGCGTCGTGACGCCATGGCCGGTGACCAGATCGGCTGA
- a CDS encoding GGDEF domain-containing protein encodes MPAHLKLRPRMRRLLSPAVTQAEWIGIVAWTGIGLIQAMMFDPYVLSVTLGLLVVCRFHSLTTNFLLWRLLGVTYIVLLSVGFAYIIHLNPPLRIYGLPLAVTLVVGSAILFISVQDYLVGALSVWLILWSPMQAELYVGTQSYLLIFCASSVSIGFILSYSYLKNLRSVLLVESEFRALAETDYLTSILNRRAFMQSFEKLLDSGQGGYFIMLDIDSFKAKNDLYGHDVGDKILRAMALCLKNAKGSHSFGRIGGEEFGVLLQGDDPARAGEFVLDLLQAIRCSVAAPHNYTCSAGMARFSAGDDLSTVLKLADKNLYGAKRNGKDCVHLDGAPLRPVTA; translated from the coding sequence ATGCCTGCTCACTTGAAGTTAAGGCCCAGGATGCGCCGGTTGCTGTCGCCTGCGGTAACGCAAGCCGAATGGATAGGCATCGTTGCCTGGACTGGTATCGGCTTGATCCAGGCCATGATGTTCGACCCGTATGTGTTGAGCGTCACCCTCGGCCTGTTAGTTGTGTGCCGTTTTCATTCGCTGACGACGAACTTCCTGTTGTGGCGGTTGCTGGGGGTGACCTATATCGTGCTGTTGTCGGTGGGGTTTGCCTACATCATTCACTTGAATCCGCCATTGCGTATCTACGGCTTGCCCCTGGCCGTCACACTGGTGGTCGGCAGCGCGATCCTGTTTATCAGTGTCCAGGATTATCTGGTCGGCGCCCTGTCGGTCTGGCTTATCCTGTGGTCGCCGATGCAGGCCGAACTCTATGTCGGCACCCAAAGTTATCTGCTGATATTTTGCGCGTCGTCAGTGTCGATCGGTTTCATCCTGAGTTACTCATACTTGAAGAACCTGCGTTCGGTGTTGCTGGTGGAAAGTGAGTTTCGCGCATTGGCCGAGACCGATTACCTGACCTCTATCCTCAACCGGCGCGCGTTCATGCAAAGCTTCGAAAAGTTGCTCGACAGTGGCCAGGGCGGCTACTTCATCATGTTGGATATCGACAGCTTCAAGGCCAAGAATGACCTGTACGGCCACGACGTCGGCGATAAGATTTTGCGCGCCATGGCGCTCTGCCTGAAAAACGCCAAAGGCAGCCACAGCTTTGGACGCATCGGTGGGGAAGAGTTCGGCGTGTTGTTGCAGGGCGATGACCCGGCGCGGGCCGGCGAGTTTGTGCTGGATTTGTTGCAGGCGATCCGCTGCAGCGTCGCCGCGCCTCACAACTACACGTGCAGTGCCGGCATGGCGCGCTTTTCGGCAGGTGACGACTTGTCGACGGTACTCAAGTTAGCCGACAAAAACCTGTATGGCGCCAAGCGCAATGGCAAGGACTGTGTGCATCTGGATGGCGCGCCGCTGCGGCCGGTCACGGCCTGA
- a CDS encoding helix-turn-helix transcriptional regulator — MRAFKHPTPQELTLERVLYALSDPVRLEIVRCLAGVPEATCGELDGGRPKSSMSHHFRVLRDAGLVNTRNVGTTHMNSLRREELEGRFPGLLASVLAQR; from the coding sequence ATGCGAGCCTTCAAACACCCTACCCCGCAAGAGCTGACACTTGAGCGCGTGCTCTACGCCCTCAGCGACCCCGTGCGCCTGGAAATCGTGCGCTGCCTGGCCGGCGTGCCCGAAGCCACGTGTGGCGAACTGGACGGCGGGCGCCCCAAATCGAGCATGTCCCACCACTTCAGGGTGTTACGTGATGCGGGCCTGGTGAACACCCGCAATGTCGGCACCACCCACATGAACTCGTTGCGTCGCGAAGAGCTCGAAGGTCGCTTCCCCGGGTTGTTGGCGAGTGTGCTTGCCCAACGGTGA
- a CDS encoding NADH:flavin oxidoreductase/NADH oxidase — MSALFEPFKLKDVTLRNRIAIPPMCQYMADDGMVNDWHHVHLAGMARGGAGLLVVEATAVAPEGRITPGCAGIWSDAHAQAFVPMVKAIKAAGSVPGIQIAHAGRKASANRPWEGDDHIPASDARSWETIAPSAIAFGANLPNVPRAMTLDDIARVQQDFVDAARRARDAGFEWIELHFAHGYLGQSFFSEHSNQRTDAYGGSFDNRSRFLLETLAAVREVWPENLPLTARFGVIEYDGRDEQTLTESIELARRFKAGGLDLLSVSVGFTIPDTNIPWGPAFMGPIAERVRREAGIPVTSAWGFGTPQLAESALQAGHLDLVSVGRAHLADPHWAYFAAKELGVDKSSWTLPAPYAHWLERYR; from the coding sequence ATGTCCGCTTTGTTCGAACCGTTCAAACTCAAAGACGTAACCCTGCGCAATCGCATTGCCATCCCGCCGATGTGCCAATACATGGCCGACGACGGCATGGTCAATGACTGGCACCACGTGCACCTGGCCGGCATGGCCCGTGGCGGCGCCGGCCTGCTGGTGGTCGAGGCCACTGCCGTCGCGCCGGAGGGGCGTATCACCCCAGGCTGCGCCGGTATCTGGAGCGATGCCCATGCCCAGGCGTTCGTGCCGATGGTCAAGGCGATCAAGGCTGCAGGTTCCGTACCCGGTATCCAGATTGCCCACGCCGGTCGCAAAGCCAGCGCCAACCGTCCATGGGAAGGCGACGACCACATCCCGGCCTCCGATGCCCGTAGCTGGGAAACCATCGCCCCGTCGGCCATTGCGTTCGGCGCGAACCTGCCCAACGTACCGCGTGCCATGACCCTGGACGACATCGCCCGCGTCCAGCAAGACTTCGTCGACGCCGCCCGTCGTGCCCGTGACGCCGGTTTTGAATGGATCGAGCTGCACTTCGCCCATGGCTACCTGGGCCAGAGCTTTTTCTCCGAACACTCCAACCAGCGTACCGACGCCTACGGTGGCAGCTTCGACAACCGCAGCCGCTTCCTCCTGGAAACCCTGGCCGCCGTGCGTGAAGTCTGGCCGGAAAACCTGCCGCTCACCGCCCGCTTCGGCGTGATTGAGTACGACGGCCGTGATGAGCAGACCCTCACCGAGTCCATCGAACTGGCCCGCCGATTCAAGGCCGGTGGCCTGGACCTGCTGAGCGTCAGCGTTGGGTTCACCATTCCCGACACCAACATCCCGTGGGGCCCGGCGTTCATGGGCCCGATTGCCGAACGTGTGCGCCGTGAAGCCGGTATTCCGGTGACCTCGGCGTGGGGCTTTGGTACACCGCAACTGGCCGAAAGCGCGCTGCAGGCCGGGCATCTTGACCTGGTCTCCGTGGGCCGTGCGCACCTGGCCGATCCGCATTGGGCGTACTTTGCGGCCAAGGAACTGGGCGTGGACAAGTCGTCGTGGACCTTGCCGGCGCCGTATGCGCATTGGTTGGAACGTTATCGCTGA
- a CDS encoding TonB-dependent siderophore receptor has translation MRRTLISICVLQAFSPFSWADSAPTENTSLELQATTVTGTADFETAQGPVKGYHATRSASATRTDTSIHETPQSISVVSRDVVEDIGATRLQDALDYAGGVGRANNFGGQGLTTFTVRGFTTGEFYRNGFPINRGYPNMPDANTIERLEVLRGPATMLYGRGDPGGTFNVVSKQPLAERSVTLGSQVNDQGMKRGTLDASGPLDEAGRLAYRLNVVGEGGDTFRDHVETERYGVTPVLTWQASDDTKVIFEGDFMRNNAPLDRGLTRYPNQRGTPSRETFWGDKDVGKLHNDNNMAQLRFEHALNDNWTLGGGFQWLDGTLKGNAIEANGLGADGRTLERNFNYRKLEWTDKDYQLNLTGHFSTAGFEHTLLTGIEYEDYDYKSIIQRSSATAGTYPIDIFNPVYGQARPPLTRTPTHDKENLKTYAAFVQDQVALTERLKVLAGARFERFEHDYESYVPGVNPFQSAENAVTPRVGVIYDLTDTVAVYADAARSFKPNTGAAREGGGFAPEKGKSYEMGIKWEALDRQLSVDASIYQIDKKNVLTTDPVVNTFSVAAGEVRSRGFDLNVAGNLTPEWRMIGGYAYVDAEVTKDNSIRSGTRLLNIPRNSFSLLNVYEFQDGALKGLGLGAGGKYVDQRAGQTANTAFSMDAYTVVDLLGYYKVNEQVRLNLDVKNLFNREYEEGAFGNIYAYPGAPRTVQVGISYTL, from the coding sequence ATGCGTCGTACCCTGATTTCCATCTGTGTGCTGCAGGCGTTTTCCCCGTTCAGTTGGGCAGATAGTGCCCCCACCGAAAACACCAGCCTTGAGTTGCAAGCGACCACTGTGACCGGCACGGCGGATTTCGAGACGGCTCAAGGACCGGTCAAGGGCTACCACGCCACGCGATCAGCCAGTGCGACGCGCACCGACACCTCGATTCATGAAACCCCGCAGTCCATCAGCGTGGTGTCCAGGGATGTGGTCGAAGACATCGGCGCAACGCGCCTGCAGGATGCCCTTGACTATGCCGGCGGGGTTGGCCGCGCCAACAACTTCGGTGGCCAGGGCCTGACCACCTTCACCGTGCGGGGCTTTACCACCGGTGAGTTCTACCGCAACGGTTTCCCGATCAATCGCGGTTACCCGAACATGCCGGATGCCAATACCATCGAGCGCCTCGAGGTGTTGCGCGGCCCGGCGACCATGCTCTACGGCCGTGGCGACCCCGGTGGCACGTTCAACGTGGTGTCCAAGCAGCCGCTGGCCGAACGCAGCGTCACCCTGGGCAGCCAAGTCAATGACCAAGGCATGAAGCGCGGCACCCTGGATGCCTCCGGCCCGCTGGACGAAGCAGGCCGCCTGGCATATCGCCTGAATGTGGTGGGCGAGGGCGGTGACACCTTCCGCGATCACGTCGAGACCGAACGCTACGGCGTGACACCGGTGCTCACCTGGCAGGCCAGCGATGACACCAAGGTGATCTTCGAAGGCGACTTCATGCGTAACAATGCCCCCTTGGACCGTGGCCTGACGCGTTATCCGAATCAGCGAGGCACGCCGTCGCGCGAGACGTTCTGGGGCGACAAGGACGTGGGCAAGCTGCACAACGACAACAACATGGCGCAGTTGCGTTTCGAGCATGCGCTCAATGACAACTGGACGTTGGGCGGTGGTTTCCAATGGTTGGACGGGACGTTGAAGGGCAACGCAATCGAGGCTAACGGCCTGGGCGCCGATGGCCGTACCCTGGAACGCAATTTTAACTACCGCAAGCTGGAGTGGACCGACAAGGACTATCAGCTCAACCTGACCGGGCATTTCTCCACCGCTGGTTTCGAGCACACCTTGCTGACCGGCATCGAGTACGAAGACTACGACTATAAGTCGATCATCCAGCGCTCCAGCGCCACTGCGGGCACTTACCCGATCGATATCTTCAACCCGGTCTACGGCCAGGCGCGCCCACCGCTGACGCGCACGCCGACCCATGACAAGGAAAACCTCAAGACCTACGCGGCCTTCGTGCAGGACCAGGTGGCCCTGACCGAGCGCTTGAAAGTCCTGGCCGGTGCACGTTTCGAACGGTTTGAACATGACTATGAAAGTTATGTGCCCGGCGTGAACCCCTTTCAGAGCGCAGAAAACGCCGTCACCCCACGTGTGGGTGTGATCTACGACCTCACCGATACCGTCGCGGTGTATGCCGACGCCGCACGTTCGTTCAAGCCGAACACCGGTGCGGCACGCGAAGGCGGTGGCTTCGCGCCAGAAAAGGGCAAGTCCTATGAGATGGGGATCAAGTGGGAAGCCCTGGACCGCCAACTGAGCGTCGATGCTTCGATTTATCAGATCGACAAGAAAAACGTACTGACCACCGACCCGGTGGTCAACACGTTCAGCGTCGCCGCCGGTGAAGTGCGCAGCCGAGGCTTTGACCTCAACGTCGCGGGCAACCTCACGCCTGAGTGGCGCATGATCGGCGGCTATGCCTACGTGGACGCCGAAGTCACCAAGGACAACAGCATCCGCTCCGGCACGCGCTTGTTGAATATTCCGCGCAACAGCTTCAGCCTGCTCAACGTCTATGAGTTCCAGGACGGCGCCCTCAAGGGCCTGGGCCTGGGCGCCGGCGGCAAATACGTCGACCAGCGCGCCGGCCAGACCGCCAATACCGCCTTCTCGATGGACGCCTACACCGTGGTTGATCTGCTGGGCTACTACAAGGTCAACGAACAGGTACGCCTGAACCTGGACGTGAAAAACCTGTTCAATCGCGAGTATGAGGAAGGCGCGTTCGGCAATATCTACGCCTATCCAGGCGCACCGCGCACGGTGCAGGTCGGAATCTCCTACACCCTCTGA
- a CDS encoding FadR/GntR family transcriptional regulator, producing MDHQPPKPRKSMHAQIVQDLGMHIVSGRFKPEERLPMEATLCEEYKVSRSVLREATRVLSAKGLVYSKPRVGAVVRPRLKWHLLDPDVLSWLMQSTPHSEFFNTLAGVRRILEPEIAAMAATTATDEDIATIEKAYVGMETAKTHEDLLQADLDFHRAIADATRNDLLAYMCNMLSLPLRESINITNRRPDIQGLSLPRHKAILTAIKNRDALGARHASLVQLDDTRVALDTVMNVLTPL from the coding sequence ATGGATCACCAGCCGCCCAAGCCGCGCAAGAGCATGCATGCCCAGATCGTTCAGGACTTGGGCATGCACATCGTTTCCGGACGCTTCAAACCGGAAGAAAGACTGCCCATGGAAGCCACGCTGTGCGAGGAATACAAGGTCAGCCGTTCGGTGTTGCGCGAGGCGACGCGGGTGCTCAGCGCCAAGGGCCTGGTGTATTCCAAGCCTCGGGTGGGCGCCGTGGTGCGGCCACGCTTGAAGTGGCACCTGCTCGACCCGGACGTGCTGTCCTGGTTGATGCAGTCCACGCCCCACAGCGAGTTTTTCAACACCCTGGCCGGCGTGCGGCGCATTCTCGAACCGGAAATCGCCGCCATGGCCGCGACCACCGCCACCGACGAAGACATCGCCACCATCGAAAAAGCCTACGTGGGCATGGAAACCGCGAAAACCCACGAAGACCTGTTGCAGGCCGACCTGGACTTTCACCGCGCCATTGCCGACGCCACCCGCAACGACCTGCTCGCCTATATGTGCAACATGCTCTCGCTGCCGTTGCGCGAGTCGATCAACATCACCAACCGCCGCCCGGATATCCAGGGCCTGAGCCTGCCCCGGCACAAGGCGATCCTCACCGCGATCAAAAACCGCGACGCACTGGGCGCGCGGCATGCCTCGTTGGTGCAGTTGGATGACACACGGGTGGCGTTGGATACGGTGATGAATGTGTTGACGCCGTTGTAG
- a CDS encoding IlvD/Edd family dehydratase: MSDKKPGLRSAQWFGTADKNGFMYRSWMKNQGIADHQFHGKPIIGICNTWSELTPCNAHFRQIAEHVKRGVIEAGGFPVEFPVFSNGESNLRPTAMLTRNLASMDVEEAIRGNPIDGVVLLTGCDKTTPALLMGAASCDVPAIVVTGGPMLNGKHKGQDIGSGTVVWQLSEQVKAGTITLDDFLAAEGGMSRSAGTCNTMGTASTMACMAEALGTSLPHNAAIPAVDARRYVLAHMSGMRAVEMVREDLKLSKILTKEAFENAIRVNAAIGGSTNAVIHLKAIAGRIGVELDLDDWTRIGRGMPTIVDLQPSGRFLMEEFYYAGGLPAVLRRLGEANLIPHPNALTVNGKTLGENTKDSPIYGQDEVIRTLDNPIRADGGICVLRGNLAPLGAVLKPSAASAELMQHRGRAVVFENFDMYKARINDPELDVDANSILVMKNCGPKGYPGMAEVGNMGLPAKLLAQGVTDMVRISDARMSGTAYGTVVLHVAPEAAAGGPLAAVQEGDWIELDCANGRLHLDIPDAELASRMADLAPPEKLIVGGYRQLYIDHVLQADQGCDFDFLVGCRGAEVPRHSH; encoded by the coding sequence ATGTCTGATAAAAAGCCCGGCCTACGCTCCGCCCAGTGGTTCGGTACTGCCGACAAGAACGGCTTCATGTACCGCAGCTGGATGAAGAACCAGGGCATTGCCGACCATCAGTTCCATGGCAAGCCGATCATCGGCATCTGCAACACCTGGTCGGAGCTGACCCCGTGCAACGCGCACTTCCGCCAGATCGCCGAGCACGTTAAACGCGGTGTGATCGAAGCCGGTGGCTTCCCGGTAGAATTTCCGGTGTTCTCCAACGGCGAATCCAACCTGCGCCCCACCGCCATGCTGACGCGCAACCTGGCGAGCATGGACGTGGAAGAAGCGATTCGCGGCAACCCGATCGATGGCGTGGTGCTGCTCACCGGCTGCGACAAAACCACCCCGGCCCTGTTGATGGGCGCCGCCAGTTGTGATGTGCCGGCCATCGTCGTCACCGGCGGGCCGATGCTCAACGGCAAGCACAAGGGCCAGGACATCGGCTCGGGCACGGTGGTGTGGCAGCTCAGCGAACAGGTCAAGGCCGGCACCATTACCCTGGATGATTTCCTCGCGGCCGAAGGCGGCATGTCGCGTTCGGCGGGTACCTGCAACACCATGGGCACCGCGTCGACCATGGCCTGCATGGCCGAGGCACTGGGCACCTCCCTGCCCCACAACGCGGCGATTCCGGCAGTGGATGCGCGGCGTTATGTGCTGGCGCACATGTCGGGCATGCGAGCGGTAGAGATGGTGCGCGAAGACTTGAAACTGTCAAAGATCCTCACCAAGGAAGCCTTCGAAAACGCGATCCGGGTGAACGCGGCCATCGGCGGTTCGACCAACGCGGTGATCCATTTGAAAGCCATCGCCGGGCGCATCGGCGTCGAGCTGGACCTGGACGACTGGACCCGCATCGGGCGTGGCATGCCGACTATCGTCGACCTGCAACCCTCGGGGCGCTTCCTGATGGAAGAGTTCTACTACGCCGGCGGCCTGCCCGCCGTACTGCGCCGCCTGGGCGAAGCCAACCTGATCCCGCACCCGAATGCCTTGACCGTCAACGGCAAAACCTTGGGCGAGAACACCAAGGACTCACCGATCTACGGCCAGGACGAAGTGATCCGCACCCTCGACAACCCGATCCGCGCCGACGGCGGCATCTGCGTGCTGCGCGGTAACCTGGCGCCGCTGGGTGCGGTGCTCAAACCGTCTGCCGCCAGTGCCGAGCTGATGCAGCACCGAGGCCGCGCGGTAGTGTTCGAAAACTTCGACATGTACAAGGCGCGCATCAACGATCCGGAACTGGACGTGGACGCCAACTCGATCCTGGTCATGAAAAACTGCGGGCCCAAGGGTTACCCAGGCATGGCCGAAGTCGGCAACATGGGCCTGCCGGCCAAATTGCTGGCCCAAGGCGTGACCGACATGGTGCGCATTTCCGATGCGCGCATGAGCGGTACCGCCTATGGCACGGTGGTGCTGCATGTGGCGCCGGAAGCCGCAGCGGGCGGGCCGTTGGCGGCCGTGCAGGAAGGTGACTGGATCGAACTCGACTGCGCCAACGGGCGCCTGCACCTGGACATTCCCGACGCCGAATTGGCGTCGCGCATGGCCGATTTGGCGCCGCCCGAAAAACTCATCGTCGGCGGCTATCGCCAGCTGTACATCGACCATGTGCTGCAGGCCGACCAGGGTTGCGACTTCGACTTCCTGGTGGGCTGCCGTGGCGCCGAAGTCCCACGGCATTCCCACTAA
- a CDS encoding MFS transporter: MSQELRLIRRITLKLIPFLILLYLIAYVDRSAVGFAKLHMGADVGIGDAAYGLGAGLFFIGYFLFEIPSNLMLDRFGARRWFARIMITWGTITIGMAFVQGPHSFYVMRFLLGAAEAGFFPGVLYYITQWFPVRHRGKILGLFILSQPIAMMITGPVSGGLLGMDGTLGLHGWQWLFIVIGTPAILLTWPVLRYLPDGPSQVKWMSEEEKAWLTGELNKDLQAYGQTRHGNPLHALKDKRVLLLALFYLPVTLSIYGLGLWLPTLIKQFGGSDLTTGFISAVPYIFGIIGLLIIPRSSDRLNDRYGHLAVLYVLGAIGLFFSAWLSVPVLQMAALCLAAFAMFSCTAVFWTLPGRFFAGASAAAGIALINSVGNLGGYIGPFVIGALKEYTGNLASGLYFLSGVMLFGLVLTLVVYRLLERKHVLPTEQFAASARGATRT; this comes from the coding sequence ATGAGCCAGGAACTGCGGCTTATTCGGCGCATCACGCTGAAACTGATTCCCTTCCTGATCCTGCTGTACCTGATTGCCTACGTGGACCGCTCCGCCGTGGGCTTCGCCAAGCTGCACATGGGCGCCGACGTCGGCATCGGCGATGCGGCCTATGGCCTGGGCGCGGGGTTGTTCTTCATTGGCTACTTTCTGTTCGAGATTCCCAGCAACCTGATGCTCGACCGCTTCGGCGCGCGGCGCTGGTTCGCGCGCATCATGATCACCTGGGGCACCATCACCATCGGCATGGCCTTTGTACAAGGGCCGCACAGCTTCTATGTGATGCGCTTTCTGCTCGGCGCGGCCGAGGCCGGGTTCTTTCCGGGCGTGCTGTACTACATCACCCAATGGTTCCCGGTGCGCCATCGCGGCAAGATCCTCGGGCTGTTCATCCTCTCCCAACCAATCGCGATGATGATTACCGGGCCCGTGTCCGGCGGCTTGCTGGGCATGGACGGCACCCTGGGCCTGCACGGCTGGCAGTGGCTGTTCATCGTGATCGGCACCCCGGCGATCCTGCTCACCTGGCCGGTGCTGCGCTACCTGCCGGACGGCCCCAGCCAAGTCAAGTGGATGAGCGAGGAAGAAAAGGCCTGGCTCACCGGTGAGCTCAACAAAGACCTGCAAGCCTACGGCCAGACCCGCCACGGCAACCCGCTGCATGCGCTCAAGGACAAGCGCGTGTTGCTGCTGGCGCTGTTCTACCTGCCGGTGACCTTGAGTATCTACGGCCTGGGCCTGTGGCTGCCGACCTTGATCAAGCAATTTGGCGGCAGTGACCTCACCACCGGTTTCATCTCCGCCGTGCCGTACATTTTCGGCATCATCGGCCTGCTGATCATCCCGCGCAGTTCCGACCGTTTGAATGACCGTTACGGCCACCTCGCCGTGCTCTATGTACTGGGCGCCATCGGCCTGTTCTTCAGCGCCTGGCTCAGTGTGCCGGTGCTGCAAATGGCGGCCCTGTGCCTGGCGGCGTTCGCGATGTTTTCCTGCACTGCAGTGTTCTGGACCTTGCCGGGGCGCTTCTTCGCCGGTGCCAGTGCGGCGGCCGGTATCGCGTTGATCAATTCGGTGGGCAACCTTGGCGGCTACATCGGCCCGTTCGTGATCGGTGCGCTCAAGGAGTACACCGGCAACCTGGCGTCGGGCTTGTACTTTCTATCCGGTGTGATGCTGTTCGGGCTGGTGCTGACCCTGGTGGTCTATCGCCTGCTGGAACGCAAGCATGTGCTGCCCACCGAGCAATTCGCCGCCAGTGCCCGTGGCGCCACACGTACTTAA
- the araD1 gene encoding AraD1 family protein, which translates to MRLVQFELPNGERRVGVVEGTQLREVQAARSVRELALAAIEAGVGLEQQVNRLGLGDSHDYAALLAELKVLPPLDHPDPAHMLISGTGLTHLGSASARDKMHQAGDDTALTDTMRIFKWGVEGGKPAAGQAGVQPEWFYKGDGSTVVRPGAAFPVPPFAEDAGEEPEIGGLYVIGPDSKPYRVGFAVGNEFSDHVMERKNYLYLAHSKLRSCSYGPELRVGELPQHLAGTSRILRNGEEIWRNEFLSGEANMCHSLENLEYHHFKYRQFLKPGDVHIHFFGTATLSFADGIRTQAGDVFEITQAEFGAPLVNRVGSDDAVFAPGNVITL; encoded by the coding sequence ATGCGTTTAGTTCAGTTCGAGTTGCCCAACGGCGAACGCCGCGTCGGCGTAGTGGAAGGCACACAGCTGCGCGAAGTTCAGGCGGCGCGCAGCGTGCGTGAATTGGCCCTGGCCGCGATCGAAGCCGGTGTGGGCCTTGAGCAGCAGGTGAACCGCCTTGGCCTGGGCGACAGCCACGACTACGCTGCGTTGCTGGCCGAGCTCAAAGTGCTGCCGCCACTGGACCACCCGGACCCGGCCCATATGCTGATCAGCGGCACCGGCCTGACTCACCTGGGCAGCGCCTCGGCGCGAGACAAAATGCACCAGGCCGGTGACGACACCGCCCTGACCGACACCATGCGCATCTTCAAATGGGGCGTTGAAGGCGGCAAGCCAGCCGCCGGGCAGGCGGGCGTGCAACCGGAGTGGTTCTATAAAGGCGACGGCAGCACCGTGGTGCGCCCCGGCGCAGCGTTCCCGGTACCGCCGTTTGCCGAAGACGCCGGCGAAGAGCCGGAAATCGGTGGCCTCTACGTGATCGGCCCGGACAGCAAGCCCTACCGTGTGGGCTTTGCGGTGGGCAACGAATTCTCCGACCATGTGATGGAACGCAAGAACTACCTGTACCTGGCCCATTCCAAACTGCGCAGTTGCAGCTACGGGCCGGAATTGCGCGTGGGCGAGTTGCCCCAGCACCTGGCAGGCACCAGCCGCATCCTGCGTAACGGCGAAGAAATCTGGCGGAACGAATTCCTCAGCGGCGAGGCCAATATGTGCCACAGCCTGGAAAACCTCGAATACCACCACTTCAAATACCGCCAGTTCCTCAAGCCCGGCGATGTGCACATCCACTTCTTCGGCACTGCCACGCTGTCATTTGCCGACGGTATACGTACCCAGGCCGGCGATGTGTTCGAGATTACCCAGGCTGAATTCGGCGCGCCGCTGGTCAACCGTGTCGGCAGCGACGACGCGGTATTCGCACCCGGCAACGTCATTACCCTTTAA